Proteins from one Ananas comosus cultivar F153 linkage group 5, ASM154086v1, whole genome shotgun sequence genomic window:
- the LOC109710956 gene encoding phosducin-like protein 3, producing MADYHFVYKDVEGASTQWDDIQRRLGNLPPKPAPFKPPPFVPADDPDLRPKSKDWIDERSPEELEDLEDDLDDDRFLQEYRKKRLAELRETARVARFGSVVPISGSDFVREVSQAPPDVWVVVFLYKDGIPECGLLLRCLEELATRYPETKFVKIISTDCIPNYPDRNLPTILVYNNGAVKGTFVGLHQFGARRCTPESVALALCRSDPVLNDGQSGNDSSRETVIEGVRKKFIEKVVTQHEEEDEYSSDD from the exons ATGGCGGATTACCACTTCGTGTACAAGGACGTGGAGGGCGCGAGCACGCAGTGGGACGATATCCAGCGCCGCCTCGGCAACCTGCCCCCCAAACCCGCGCCCTTCAAGCCCCCTCCCTTCGTCCCCGCTGACGATCCCGATCTCCGCCCCAAATCCAAGGATTGGATCGACGAGCGCTCCCCCGAGGAGCTCGAGGACCTCGAGGACGACCTCGACGACGATCGCTTCCTCCAAGAGTACAG GAAGAAGAGGCTCGCGGAGTTGCGGGAGACGGCGAGGGTGGCGCGGTTCGGATCGGTGGTGCCGATCTCCGGATCGGATTTCGTGCGGGAGGTGTCGCAGGCGCCGCCCGATGTATGGGTCGTCGTGTTTCTCTACAAGGATGG AATACCAGAATGTGGGCTACTTCTACGTTGCCTGGAAGAACTGGCTACCAGATATCCAGAAaccaaatttgttaaaataatcTCTACTGACTGCATTCCAAACTATCCGGACCGTAACCTGCCAACTATATTGGTTTACAATAATGGTGCTGTAAAAGGAACATTTGTGGGGTTGCATCAGTTTGGTGCAAGGAGATGCACACCTGAAT CTGTCGCTTTAGCTCTTTGCCGGTCGGATCCTGTGCTTAATGATGGCCAAAGTGGGAATGATTCGTCAAGGGAGACCGTTATTGAAGGTGTTCGTAAGAAGTTCATCGAGAAAGTTGTGACGCAGCATGAAGAGGAGGATGAATACTCCAGTGACGATTAG
- the LOC109709986 gene encoding mitochondrial outer membrane protein porin 1-like, giving the protein MGPGLYSDIGKKARDLLYRDYLTDQKFAVTTETANGVAITASGTKQNDLILGEIHSQLRNKNIAVDIKANSDANLLTTVTVDELATPGLRTIFSFVVPDQRSGKVELQYLHDYAGISGSIGLTANPLINLSGVVGNNVFALGADVLFDSATGNFTKYNAGFNIINYDLIASLTVNDKGDSVSASYYHLVSPLTSTAVGGELTHNFSTNENTLTFGTQHALDPLTLVKARFNNSGKASALIQHEWRPKSFVTISSEVDTKAIEKSAKVGLAFLLQP; this is encoded by the exons ATGGGTCCGGGACTCTACTCCGACATCGGAAAAAAAGCAAGAG ATCTTCTTTACAGGGATTACCTTACGGATCAGAAGTTTGCTGTCACTACCGAAACCGCTAATGGAGTT GCTATTACTGCATCAGGCACAAAGCAAAATGATCTTATTTTGGGCGAGATCCATTCTCAGCTAAGGAATAAGAATATTGCTGTCGACATCAAAGCAAATTCAGATGCAAAT CTTTTGACGACAGTTACTGTTGATGAACTCGCCACTCCTGGTTTGAGAACAATATTCAGCTTCGTAGTACCTGATCAGAGATCCGGGAAG GTTGAATTGCAATACTTGCACGACTATGCAGGGATTAGCGGGAGCATTGGGCTGACCGCTAACCCCCTTATCAATCTCTCTGGTGTGGTTGGAAATAATGTCTTTGCTCTTGGGGCTGATGTTTTATTTGATTCTGCAACAGGAAACTTCACCAAGTATAATGCTGGATTCAACATAATCAACTATGACCTTATCGCCTCACTGACCGT GAATGATAAGGGAGACAGCGTTAGTGCTTCGTACTACCATCTTGTGAGCCCGCTGACGAGCACGGCTGTCGGGGGCGAGCTCACGCACAACTTCTCAACCAATGAAAATACTCTAACCTTCGGGACGCAGCATGCTCTTGATCCTCTGACTTTGGTGAAGGCTCGATTCAACAATTCTGGCAAAGCAAGCGCCCTCATCCAGCATGAGTGGAGGCCCAAATCATTCGTCACCATCTCCAGTGAGGTCGACACTAAGGCCATCGAGAAGAGTGCGAAGGTCGGCTTGGCTTTCCTGCTTCAGCCGTGA
- the LOC109710573 gene encoding uncharacterized protein LOC109710573, translated as MSKTLVLLLFLFPFFSSAASSPAIGLDSFLSDGLRRDPAAANDSFASLPSHLKRSLLSPSPSSAPSLVSLLLSLEISVPVSVKLVGPSFASAAPSLLSSFASAAVSSAPFHSVAAPHRLALSHALRLDVSPSSAASPLSSRLSDALRSHLDAAASPFHRSSLVSVPYSLVDSIVQQDFHKEYPTSAPAFYIYLINLGSQSKPYAYSYDGRDASPAFSKCLGTLWAGKDRYLWIDLAAGPVDYGPALSGDGVLPRGEFHPLTSVHGRPKSERALLSDLASLVLSAYKTLLVPSLRIPVYYENTLLIQFVHIHGSDAKDPSGLDWNVVEQTLKESDLAYKGQSLAFKSYSIKYSECPMCSFAIARSTNSFTSRFLFENYTLIVSEYLDSKRLRQILSDSSEEMHRSAGIGEEDYAKILPVYVFDLDYDKLLLLDRYHQAVAFRDMVVAVRTRSSQTVSDYSCNGRHVITQTRNLERPIIGSVLQSMWGVSPTHLLWSPEHNSTLVDYTWSVGQTPFGPFSDALSLSFVQRDAARRNVLLTTLNFTITSALDVLESMAAHGGDRKLLKKNRYVQFVQRWNLLKFKLDKVVSAMSQLDFDKAMYFLRSSDHDLYAIHTLVYEASQELEASLVCFKDPPFPWASVSLSGVFVFGFFYVYAKRDKIFRSKRKQF; from the coding sequence ATGTCCAAAACCCTagttctcctcctcttcctcttccccttcttctcctccgccgcATCTTCTCCGGCGATCGGCCTCGACTCCTTCCTCTCCGACGGTCTCCGCCGCGACCCCGCCGCCGCCAACGACTCCTTCGCCTCCCTCCCATCCCACCTGAAGAGGtccctcctctccccctccccctcctcggcCCCCTCcctcgtctccctcctcctctccctcgagATCTCCGTCCCCGTCTCCGTCAAGCTCGTCGGCCCCTccttcgcctccgccgccccctccctcctctcctccttcgcCTCCGCCGCGGTCTCCTCCGCGCCCTTCCACTCCGTCGCCGCCCCCCACCGCCTCGCCCTCTCCCACGCCCTCCGCCTCGACgtctccccctcctccgccgcctccccgcTCTCCTCCCGCCTCTCCGACGCCCTCCGGTCCCACCTCgacgccgccgcctcccccttCCACCGCAGCTCCCTCGTCTCCGTCCCCTACTCCCTTGTCGACTCCATCGTCCAGCAGGATTTCCACAAGGAGTACCCCACCTCCGCCCCGGCCTTCTACATCTACTTGATAAACCTCGGATCGCAGTCGAAGCCCTACGCCTACTCCTACGACGGCCGTGACGCCTCCCCTGCGTTCTCCAAGTGCCTGGGCACGCTCTGGGCCGGAAAGGATCGGTATCTGTGGATCGATCTCGCCGCCGGGCCGGTGGACTACGGTCCGGCGCTCTCCGGCGACGGCGTCCTCCCCCGAGGTGAGTTCCACCCTCTCACCTCCGTCCACGGCCGGCCCAAGTCGGAACGGGCGCTTCTCTCCGATCTCGCCTCCTTAGTTCTCAGTGCGTACAAAACCCTCCTGGTCCCTTCTTTGAGAATCCCTGTATACTACGAGAACACACTCCTGATCCAGTTTGTTCACATTCACGGATCGGACGCCAAGGATCCCTCTGGTCTCGATTGGAATGTTGTGGAGCAGACGCTCAAAGAGAGCGATCTGGCCTACAAGGGTCAATCTTTAGCCTTCAAATCATATTCCATCAAGTATTCCGAATGCCCTATGTGTTCGTTCGCAATTGCTAGGTCGACAAACTCGTTCACTTCGAGGTTCCTCTTCGAGAACTACACTTTGATCGTGAGCGAGTATTTGGATTCGAAGCGGCTGAGGCAAATACTATCGGATTCATCAGAAGAGATGCACCGATCAGCAGGCATCGGAGAAGAGGATTATGCTAAAATTTTGCCTGTTTACGTCTTTGATTTGGACTACGATAAGCTTCTCTTGCTAGATAGGTACCACCAAGCTGTCGCTTTTAGGGACATGGTAGTCGCTGTGAGGACGAGGAGCTCGCAGACTGTGAGCGACTACAGCTGCAACGGGCGGCACGTCATCACGCAGACACGAAATTTGGAACGTCCGATCATTGGTTCGGTTCTTCAGAGCATGTGGGGTGTCTCGCCAACCCACTTATTATGGAGTCCCGAGCATAATAGTACGTTAGTGGATTACACATGGAGTGTTGGCCAAACTCCTTTTGGGCCTTTCTCTGATGCTTTATCTCTGTCCTTTGTTCAAAGAGATGCAGCTCGAAGGAACGTTCTTCTAACCACTCTGAATTTTACGATTACCAGTGCGCTCGATGTGTTGGAATCCATGGCTGCCCATGGTGGCGATAGGAAGCTTCTTAAGAAGAATAGATATGTACAGTTTGTTCAGAGGTGGAATTTGCTCAAGTTCAAGTTGGATAAGGTGGTCTCTGCTATGTCCCAATTGGATTTTGACAAGGCAATGTACTTTCTGAGGTCTTCAGATCATGATCTTTATGCCATTCACACTTTGGTGTATGAGGCGTCTCAAGAGCTAGAGGCTTCATTAGTCTGTTTTAAAGACCCGCCATTTCCATGGGCTTCTGTATCCTTATCTGGGGTGTTTGTTTTTGGTTTCTTTTACGTTTATGCTAAGAGGGACAAGATATTTAGAAGTAAGAGGAAGCAGTTCTGA